CCGTCGGCCGACGTGGTGGCGCTGAACGACCCGCTGCGCCTGTACCAGCCCCGCAGGATCGAAGTGGGCGTGAGCCTGGGGACGCGGTGATGAGACGAGGAGCCACAAGGATGAACGCGAGGACGATGTGGGCCGGGCTCCTGGTTCCGGCCCTGCTGGCCCTGGCCGCGCCGGGGGCGGGCGCCCTGCCGCGCGCGGCGCGGCAGGATTCGCTGCCGCCCACGCAGCCCGAGCCGCTGCGCGGCCGGCTGGACGCCGAGCGTTCCGGGCAGCACGACGCCAACAACATCCGGACCGAGTTCTGGAACTACGGCATGGTGGGGGGATTTCCCCCCAAGCCGGAAAACGTGGACCTGACCGTGTTCCACTCCGCCGAGGCGCCCCGCGGCAGCGGCATGAACTACAGCGACGGCATCACGCCCTTCGTGCTCGCCCGGATCATCCAGAACGACAGCACCGAGTCCTACATCATGGAGACCGGCTACCGCGAGCGGCAGGGGATGAGCCCGCGCTACAACCGCCAGATGCGCTTCGAGCCGCGGCCGGGCTTCTTCAACCCGGACCCCAACGTGAACAAGGCGCGCTCGCCGGCCATGAGCCACGACATCCGCACCTGGCCGGCCTCCTGGCCCGACAAGGAGGCCGACGCGGACGATCCGGGCTGGCGCGGCAGCTGGAACGGCTACTTCGGCAAGCGCCCGGCGGCCGACCAGGAGAGCTTCACCGTGATGGACGACAACTTCTACGACGCCTGGAACTTCCAGGCCGACAGCCGGGACGCGACCCGCTACGGCCTGGGACTGCGCGTGGAAGTCCGCGGGTTCCAGTGGGCCAACCCGCAGGCGAGCAACGTGATCTTCTGGCACTACGACATCACCAACGAGAGCACCACCTTCTACGACAACAACATCATCTTCGGCCTGTACATGGACTCGGGCGTGGGCGGATCGGCCTACTCCTGCGACGGCCTGTACGAGTCCGACGACGACAACGCCTTCTTCGACAAGGCCTCGGGGCTGAACCTGGTCTACACTTGGGACCGCTTCGGCCGGGGGGTGGACCTGCGCAGCAGCTGCAGCCCCACGGGCTACCTCGGCTACGCCTACATGGAGACCCCGGGCAATTCCGAGGACGGCCTCGACAACGACGACGACGGCATCACCGACGAGAGCCGCTCCAGCGGCGCGGGCGAGGCGATCACCGGGCCGCCCGCCATCCGCGGCTACGTGATGGCGCACTACGACCTGGCGAAGTTCGAGTCCGCCTACGGGCCGCTGGAGAACCGGCCCGGCTACAAGACCGGCGTGTGGTGGACGGGCGACGAGGACATGGACTGGAACATCGAGACCGACGACGTGGGCGTCGACGGCGTGCCCGACTCGCACGACCTCGGCGAGGGGGACGGCGTCCCCACCCTGGGCGAGCCCAACACCGACAAGACCGACCTGGACGAGTCCGACATGATCGGGCTGACCGGCTTCAAGATGAACCGCATCAAGTGCGGCCGGGACAACGACAACTGCACCACCGACGACGTGCTGTTCTTCAGCCAGCTGCGCAACTGGCCGGAGCGGTTGTACAAGATGTGGACCGACCCCAGCTTCGGCGCCCACTTCGACTCGGCGGTGGCGGCCAACTACAACATCGCGTTCCTGTTCGCGTCGGGCCCGTTCAAGCTGCGGCCCGGCCAGCACGAGCGGTTCAGCCTGGCGCTGGCCTACGGCGCGGACCTCCTGGAGCTGCGCAACACCGTGAAGACGGTGAAGCTCATCTACGCGGCGAACTACCAGTTCGCGACCCCGCCGCCGGTGCCCGTGCTCACCGCGGAGGCTTCCGACGGGCGCGTCCGGCTGTCCTGGGACGACCTGGCGGAGCACGGCACCGACCCGGTGGTGCACCTGAACGACTTCGAAGGCTACCGTGTGTACCGCTCCACCGACGCGGACTTCCTGGACCCCCGGGTGATCACCGACGGCCGTGGCAACGGCCCGCTCCCGGGCAGCAACGGCCGGCCCATCGCGCAGTTCGACCTCAGGGACGGGCGGAGCGGATGGTCCAACCAGGTGCTGAACGGCGTGGCCTACTGGCTGGGGTCCGACACCGGCCTCACCCACACCTGGACCGACACCACCGTCACCAACGGGCAGGAGTACTACTACGCGGTGACGGCGTACGACTACGGCCCCAGGTACATCATCAAGAGGGACACCACCGAGTACTTCCCCTCGGAGAACAGCATCTCGATTTCGCGCACCGCGCTGGGAGGGCTGATCCTGCCCACGAACGCGGTGGTGGTGCGGCCCAACAGGCGCGCCGCCGGCTACCAGCCCGCCCGGGCCGGCGCCCCGGCGCACGTGGCCGGCCGCGGCACCGGGAGCGTGGACGTGCGGGTGGTGAACTCCAACCTGGTGCACGACCGGCACGTGATGAAGATCCGGTTCCAGACGCCCTCGTCCGACAGCGTGCGGGCGGTGGAGTACTCGCTGGAGGACAGTTCCGCCGGCACGACGCTCTTCACCCACGGAAACGACCTCGACAGCCTGGGGATCGGCACCGCCGGCGGGGGCCTGTTGCCGGTCATCTTCACCCGGCAGCTTACCGGGATCGACTCGGCGGCCACCGGCTTCCGGGCCGGGGGGGGCACCAACGCGGCTCTCGCGGTCACGCCGCTGCCGGGCCTCTCGCCGAATCTGAGGCGGCCGGGCTACCCCGAGGACCTCACCATCGAGTTCGACTCCGTCATCGTGGACACCTCGTTCAACTGGGACTTCCGCTTCCCGGCGCGCCCGGTGAAGTTCCGGGTGATCGCCCACGGCCCCGAGGGGGACCACGAGGTCCCGTTCCGCTTCAAGGACAACGACCGGGTGGCCGACGGGCGCCTGAACCTGGCCTCCGAGTTCATTGACGTGATCACATACGCTCGCGGCAACACCCCCCCGGGCGCGCAGTTGACCTGGCACATCGTGCTCGACACCACCGGCCAGGCGCTGCGCAACCTGGCCGGGGACACGCTGCGCGTGCCCACGAAGGGGGATGTCTACGACCTGCGCCTGGCGCTGCCGCTGGGGGCGCAGGACGTGTACCGCTTCGTCACCGACTCGCTGAAGATCGGCGGCGACCGGGCGCTCGCGGAGTGGGAGACCAGGCCCTACGTGGTGCCCAACCCGTACCTCGGGGCGGCCAGCTTCGAACCCGCGCGCTTCGCGGTGTCGGGCCGCGGGGAGCGGCGCATCGAGTTCCGCGCCATTCCCGCCGGCTCCACCATCCGGATCTACTCGGTCCACGGGGACCTGGTGAAGACGCTCCATCACGACGGGTCCACCGACGGCTTCGTGCCCTGGGACCTGCGGACGCGCGACAACCTCGACGTGGCCGCCGGCCTGTACATCTTCCACGTGGACGCGCCGGGAGTGGGCACCCACGTCGGCAAGTTCGCGGTGGTCAAGTGAGCGCGGGGGATGCCATGAAGAGAGCCTGGATCCCGGCGGTCCTGGCGGCGGGCGTGACGGTATTCGCGGCCGCCGGCCCGGTCGCCGCGCAGACGAACACCGGCACCTCCTTCGGCAGCTTCCTGCTGATCGAGCCGGGAGCGCGCGTCAGCGGGATGGGCAACGCCGGCGGGGCGCTCCTGGGCGGGCTGCAGTCGGTGTACTACAACCCTGCGGCGGCGGCGGAGCTGCGCACCCGGGCGCTGGAGTTCACCGCCTGCGGCTGGCTGGCCGACATCTCGTATCGCTACGCCGCCGCGGCGCTGCCGCTGGACCGCTTCAGCGCCGTGTACGGCAGCGTCACGGCGCTCAACTCCGGGGACATCGAGGTGCGCACCGTGGAGAAGCCGCTGGGTACCGGGGAGCTCTACGCCGTGACCGACGTGGCGATCTCGCTGGGCTACGGCCGCCGGATCTCGGACCGTTTCTCCGCGGGCTTCGCGGTCAACTACGTGCAGGAGACCATCTGGAACTCCTCGGCCAGCACGGTGACGCTGAGCCTGGGCACGCTCTACCGGGTGTCCGAGCACGGCCTGCACGTGGGCGCGAGCGTGACCAACTACGGCACCAACGCCCGGTTCGGGGGGCGCGACCTGCGCATCGTGTACCCGCAGGACCCCGCCCAGCACGGGAACAACAACATCCTCCCCGGGGAGGTGTTCACCGACAAGTTCTCGGTGCCGGTGCTCTTCCGGGTGGGCCTGGGGCTGCCCCTCGAGTTGGGGCGCGACCTGGGGCTGAACCTGGCCGCAGACGCGTATCACCCCAGCGACAACGACGAGAGCCTGAGCCTGGGCGGGGAGTTGCTGTACCGGAAGTCCCTGGCGGTGCGGGCGGGCTACCAGAACCTGTTCCTCGAGGACTCCGAGACCGGGCTCACGGCCGGCGCCGGCGTGCAGGGCGGTCTCGGGGAAGGCAAGTACCACGTGGACTACGCGTGGGCCGATCACGGCCGCCTCGGTTCGACGAGCCGGCTCACGCTCGGGGTCACGTTCTGACCTCAATTTCGGCCGTTGCGGCGGCGCGGGGAGACATCATGCATCGACACACCACCTGGATCCTGCTGATCGCGCTGTGTGCCACCTGCTGCGCCGGCGTGCCGGGCGCCGCGGCGCAGGGCACCGACGCGCTGCTGGACACCGTGCAGCACGCGGCGTTCAACTACTTCTGGTACGAGGCCAACCCGGCCAACGGCATGGTCAAGGACCGCAGCACCGCCGGCTCGCCGGCCAGCATCGCGGCGGTGGGCTTCGGGCTGAGCTCCATCTGCATCGGGGTGGACCACGGCTGGGTGACGCGCAGCCAGGCCTCCGACCGCGTCCTGGCCACGCTGACCACCTTCTGGACCGGGCCGCAGGGCAGCGCCGCCAGCGGCACCATCGGCTACAAGGGCCTGTACTACCACTTCCTCGACATGGGCACGGCCCGGCGCACCTGGAGCTGCGAGCTGTCCACCATCGACACCGCGCTGCTGTTCGCCGGCATCCTGGACGCCAGGCAGTACTTCACCGGCAGCGACCCCCGCGAGATCCAGATCCGCGCGCTCGCGGACAGCATCTACTACCGCGCCGACTGGAACTTCATGCGCAACCTGAACCCCGGGATCCTGATGGGCTGGAAGCCCGGGACGGGCTTCTCGGGATTCGGGCAGTGGACGGGATACAACGAGGCCATGATCCTCTACATCCTGGCCATCGGCTCGCCCACGCACCCGGTCCCGGCAACGGCCGCGTGGAACACGTGGACCAGCGCCTACTCGTGGCAGACCCACTACGGTTACTCCTTCCTGAACTTCCCGCCGCTGTTCGGCCACCAGTACTCGCACTGCTGGGTGGACTTCCGGAACATCCGCGACGCGTACATGGCCGGCAAGGGCATCACCTACTTCGTGAACTCGCAGCGCGCCACGCGGGCGCAGCGGGCCTACTGCATCGCCAACCCCAGCCACTGGGTGGGCTACAACGACAGCACCTGGGGCCTGACCGCCTCCGACGACCCGCTGGTCGGCTACGTGGCTCACGGGGCGCCGCCCGCGCAGTCCGACAACAACACCCTCACGCCCACGGCCGCGACCAGCTCGATCGCCTTCACGCCGGACATCTGCATCCCGGCGATCCGGAACATGTACAACAACATCCCGCTGCTGTGGGGGGCCTACGGGTTCCGCGACGCGTGGAACCCCGCGCGCTCGTGGTATGACACGGACTTCCTGGGCATCGACCAGGGCCCCATCGTGATGATGATCGAGAACTACCGCACCAACTCGGTGTGGAGCCGGTTCATGCAGAACGCCGACATCCAGCGCGGGCTGCAACTGGCCGGGTTCACCTCGCCGGTGGCGGTGCATCTGGACCTTACAAAGACCGACGGGAATGTATTCGTCTCCGGCGATATAAAGACAGGCATATCCGTTCCATGCAGCAGGTGCTTAATGGACGAGGTCCAGGACCCGGGTGAGCACGCGGCCTCGCTGGACGCGCGCGGCCTGGCCAGCGGGGTGTACCAGTACCGCCTGGAGTCGGGCGGCGCCACGCTGTCGAAGAAATGCATCCTGCTCCAGTGAAGGCCCCGGGGAAGGCGTGCCCATGACGATGCAGAGTGAGCTCCGGCGCACCGGGCGCGACGTGCCCGGGGATCCGGCGCGCGGGGCCAGGCTGCTGTCCAACGGGTCGTACCGCCTGGTGCTCACGGGGGCCGGCACCGGCGCCTCGTCGTGGGGCGGCTACGCCCTGACCCGCTGGCGGGGCGAGCGCCTGGACGACCACGACGGCGTCGCGATCTACCTGCGCGACCTGGCCGGCGGCCCCGCGTGGACGGTGGGCCTGCGGCCGGCGGGCGGTGGTGCGGACGAATACAGCGCGTCGTGGGAGGCCGGCCGGCTCGGCGTCATGCGCCGCGACGGCACCCTGCACACGGAGCTGGACGCCTGCGTCGCAGCCGACCGTCCCCTGGAGGCGCGGCGCCTCTCGATCCACAACCGGGGTGCTGCCGCCCGCGACATCGAGGTGACCACCTGCTGCGAGGTGGCGCTCAACCACCCCGCCGCCGACGCGGGTCATCCCGCATTTTCGAAGCTGTTCATCCAGACGTCCCACGATGCCGCCACCGGCGCGCTGCTGGCACGCCGCCGCCCGCGCGGCGAGGGGGAGACGCACCCGTGGATGGTGCACCTCCTGCTGGGCCCCGGCGAGTTGCAGCACGAGACGGACCGCGCCCGGTTCCTGGGCCGGGGTCGCACCCTGGCCGCGCCCGTGGCGCTGGACTCGCACACCCCTCTCTCCGGCACCACCGGCAGCGTCCTGGACCCGGTCCTGTGTCTTCGGCGCACGGTGCGGATCGAGCCCGGAGGGGCGGCCCGGCTGACGGTGCTGCTGGGCGCCGCGACGGAAGAGGACGCCGCCCGGCGGCTGGTGTCCGGTTGGGAGAGAGCCGGGGCGCTGGACGGGCTCTTCGGTCGGGCCGCCGCGCGCGAGCGGGACTTGCTCGACGCCCTGGGAATCTCGCTCGATGAGGCCGAGCGCTTTCAGGGGCTGGCCGCGGCGATGCTGTACCAGCTGCCGGCCCTGCGCGATCCGGTCCTGGCGGGAGCCGTCCCGGCTTCGGCGGAACTGCTGCGCCGACTGGGCCTGGATCCGGACCTGCCGCTGGTGATGCTCGACGCCTCGGTGGCCGCGGGCCCGGCGCGGCGCTCGCCCTCGGTCGCGCTCGACCTGCGGAGAGCGCACGCGTACTGGTGCGCCCAGGGGCTTCCCACGCAGGCGGTGCTGTTGTGCGACGATCCCGCCGCGCACCCGGTGCCCGCCGGAGGCGAGCCGGGGCCGCCGTGGCCGGAGGCGGGATTCCGGGTGTTGCGCTGGAGTGAAGTGGGGGCGGGCGAGCTGCAGGCGCTCTTCGCGCGCGCGGTCCTGCTGGGCCGGGGCGCCCTGCCGGAGCCATGCGGGGCCGTCCCCCCGGCGGTGGAGCCGGTCGACACCGCAGCCGTGGAGGAATCGCAGGGGCGCCCGGGGAGGGTATCCGCGCCGAATGACGACGACGCGCACGGAACGACCCGCCTCTCCGAGGAACCCCTGCGCTTCTTCAACGGCTGGGGAGGCTTTTCGCAGGACGGCCGCGAGTACGTGGTGCACCTGCCCGGCGCCTCCGTGCCCGGCGAGCGCCGCCCGCCCATGCCCTGGACCAACGTGGTCTCCAACGAGGACTTCGGCTTCCTGGTGAGCGAGAGCGGCGCGGGCTCCACCTGGTGCGGCAACAGCCGCGAACATCGGCTGACTCCGTGGAGCAATGACCCGCTGGCCGACCCGCACGGGGAGGCGCTGTACCTGCGCGACGAGGAGAGCGGCCGGTGCTGGTCGCCGCTGCCCGGGCCGATCGCCGGGAGCGGGCCGCACGAGGTGCGCCACGGCCTGGGCTACACCCGTTTCCGCTCCATGTTCGCCGGACTGCACCAGGATGTGTGCATGTTCGTCCCCGCGCGCGACCCGGTGAAGCTGGTCCGGGTGCGGCTGGCCAACCGCGGCCGGGCCGCCCGCCGGCTGTCCCTGTTCAGCTACCAGCGGCTGGTGCTGGGCGTGCTGGCTTCCGAGACTGCCCCGCACGTGGTCACCGAAATGGATGCGGCCGCCACCGCGCTGCTGGCGTGGACTCCCGCCGCCGGCGAATTCGCGGACCGGGTGGCATTCGCCGCGCCGGTGCTGCCCGTGGAGGCCCGGGCGCTGCGCTTCACCGCGGACCGCGAGGAGTTCCTGGGGCTGGACGGGGGAGTGGCGGCCCCCGCCGCGCTGCGCGCCGGCAGGATCCTCGAAGGGCGCGCGGGCCCGGGCCTGGACCCCTGCTTCGCGCAGCAGGTGGTGATGGAGCTCCCCCCGGGCACCGAGTCCGAGTGCGTGTTCCTGCTCGGCGAGGGCGCATCCCGGAAGACGGCGCTGGAGCTCATCGAGCGCTACCGGGAACCCGGCGCCGTGGCGCGCGCCTTCGACGAGGCGCGGGCGGCCTGGGACTCGCTGGTCTCGGGCATCGAGATCGCCACGCCGGCCCCGGGCCTGGACGTGATGGTGAATGCCTGGCTGCCCTACCAGGCGCTGGCATGCCGCATCCACGGGCGCACGGCGTTCTACCAGTCGGGCGGCGCCTTCGGGTTCCGCGACCAGTTGCAGGATACGTGCGCGCTCACGGTGCTGGACCCCGGCCTCACCCGTCGGCAGATCCTGCTGCACGCCGCCCACCAGTTCGTGGAAGGCGACGTGCTGCACTGGTGGCACCCGCCGCGGAGCCGCGGCATCCGGACCCGCTTCGCCGACGACCTGTTGTGGCTGCCGTATGCGGCCGCGGGCTACGTCCGCGCCACCGGCGACTGGGCGGTGCTGGAGGAGGAGGTCCGTTTCCTCGCCGCGCGCGCCCTGCGCCCGGGAGAGGACGAGGCATACCTCCAGCCGGCGGAATCCGGGCAGGCCGGCGACGTGTACGAGCAC
The genomic region above belongs to Candidatus Eisenbacteria bacterium and contains:
- a CDS encoding PorV/PorQ family protein is translated as MKRAWIPAVLAAGVTVFAAAGPVAAQTNTGTSFGSFLLIEPGARVSGMGNAGGALLGGLQSVYYNPAAAAELRTRALEFTACGWLADISYRYAAAALPLDRFSAVYGSVTALNSGDIEVRTVEKPLGTGELYAVTDVAISLGYGRRISDRFSAGFAVNYVQETIWNSSASTVTLSLGTLYRVSEHGLHVGASVTNYGTNARFGGRDLRIVYPQDPAQHGNNNILPGEVFTDKFSVPVLFRVGLGLPLELGRDLGLNLAADAYHPSDNDESLSLGGELLYRKSLAVRAGYQNLFLEDSETGLTAGAGVQGGLGEGKYHVDYAWADHGRLGSTSRLTLGVTF
- a CDS encoding Tat pathway signal protein, which produces MHRHTTWILLIALCATCCAGVPGAAAQGTDALLDTVQHAAFNYFWYEANPANGMVKDRSTAGSPASIAAVGFGLSSICIGVDHGWVTRSQASDRVLATLTTFWTGPQGSAASGTIGYKGLYYHFLDMGTARRTWSCELSTIDTALLFAGILDARQYFTGSDPREIQIRALADSIYYRADWNFMRNLNPGILMGWKPGTGFSGFGQWTGYNEAMILYILAIGSPTHPVPATAAWNTWTSAYSWQTHYGYSFLNFPPLFGHQYSHCWVDFRNIRDAYMAGKGITYFVNSQRATRAQRAYCIANPSHWVGYNDSTWGLTASDDPLVGYVAHGAPPAQSDNNTLTPTAATSSIAFTPDICIPAIRNMYNNIPLLWGAYGFRDAWNPARSWYDTDFLGIDQGPIVMMIENYRTNSVWSRFMQNADIQRGLQLAGFTSPVAVHLDLTKTDGNVFVSGDIKTGISVPCSRCLMDEVQDPGEHAASLDARGLASGVYQYRLESGGATLSKKCILLQ
- a CDS encoding glycosyl transferase; amino-acid sequence: MQSELRRTGRDVPGDPARGARLLSNGSYRLVLTGAGTGASSWGGYALTRWRGERLDDHDGVAIYLRDLAGGPAWTVGLRPAGGGADEYSASWEAGRLGVMRRDGTLHTELDACVAADRPLEARRLSIHNRGAAARDIEVTTCCEVALNHPAADAGHPAFSKLFIQTSHDAATGALLARRRPRGEGETHPWMVHLLLGPGELQHETDRARFLGRGRTLAAPVALDSHTPLSGTTGSVLDPVLCLRRTVRIEPGGAARLTVLLGAATEEDAARRLVSGWERAGALDGLFGRAAARERDLLDALGISLDEAERFQGLAAAMLYQLPALRDPVLAGAVPASAELLRRLGLDPDLPLVMLDASVAAGPARRSPSVALDLRRAHAYWCAQGLPTQAVLLCDDPAAHPVPAGGEPGPPWPEAGFRVLRWSEVGAGELQALFARAVLLGRGALPEPCGAVPPAVEPVDTAAVEESQGRPGRVSAPNDDDAHGTTRLSEEPLRFFNGWGGFSQDGREYVVHLPGASVPGERRPPMPWTNVVSNEDFGFLVSESGAGSTWCGNSREHRLTPWSNDPLADPHGEALYLRDEESGRCWSPLPGPIAGSGPHEVRHGLGYTRFRSMFAGLHQDVCMFVPARDPVKLVRVRLANRGRAARRLSLFSYQRLVLGVLASETAPHVVTEMDAAATALLAWTPAAGEFADRVAFAAPVLPVEARALRFTADREEFLGLDGGVAAPAALRAGRILEGRAGPGLDPCFAQQVVMELPPGTESECVFLLGEGASRKTALELIERYREPGAVARAFDEARAAWDSLVSGIEIATPAPGLDVMVNAWLPYQALACRIHGRTAFYQSGGAFGFRDQLQDTCALTVLDPGLTRRQILLHAAHQFVEGDVLHWWHPPRSRGIRTRFADDLLWLPYAAAGYVRATGDWAVLEEEVRFLAARALRPGEDEAYLQPAESGQAGDVYEHCVRALDRSLDVGSHGLPLFGTGDWNDGMNRVGRGGHGESVWMGFFLYAVLGDFLPACERRGDAERAARYRAHRARLREALHSQAWDGEWYLRAWYDDGTPLGSAEGDECRIDALAQAWAVLSGAAPPDRAARAMDAVEEHLVSEAEGLIRLLAPPFENTAHDPGYIKGYVAGVRENGGQYTHAALWVVRALAELGRADRAARLLEMLGPVAHTSTPEQVRRYQVEPYVVAADVYGAPPHAGRGGWTWYTGSAGWMYRVALESVLGLTVEGGDTLRLKPCVPPEWPEYRVRYRVPGTGCRYDIQVINTAGGSGIVKSARLDGAPIEVEAGAVRVPLTRGADSHRVDVVLG